DNA sequence from the Leopardus geoffroyi isolate Oge1 chromosome A3, O.geoffroyi_Oge1_pat1.0, whole genome shotgun sequence genome:
TTATCCTTTAAGGTCCAACTCAGATTCTACggcccctgggaagccatccgcAACCATTCTACCCCACAGCGATCTCAGCACTGAAGAAGCTGCACCCAAACCACACACTCTCAAGATGATCCTAGCTCAACCCATTTTGTTGATGAAAATCTGTCTTCTGTCTGCACTGGGACAGTGAGCTTCCAAAGCAGGAACCCCACCTTGCCCTCTACCTCTTATCACAGGGCTGGGCTCAAAGGAAATATGGGAGTGCCTGTGGAAACAAATGTGCTAAGGATTCCACCAGAGAACACTATGAAGCAAACTCTGTAGACTGAGGAAGGGCAGGGTCTGAGCTAACCTTGAGTTTCTCGATGGTGTCACTTAAGGACTTGAGCTGAGCCACCTGCTCCAGGAGCTGGGCCGACGGGCTCTTGGCAGCTGTGGGGAGGGAAGGCTAGTGAGGCCCACCAAGGCCCAAGCAGGCAGCTATACTGGATTAAGAGTCAGAAAGTGAAGATACTAGACCTTCTCATGGAGCAGGTACGTAATGGGTGAATCAAGCAAATTGAACACTGAGGCCAAAAAGCAATGCCAGGAAGAGCCTCTACAGTATGGCAGCTGCCTGGGTAGGGGTTACATCCCTGGGGCAAAGGGAGGGGGTATATTATTAATCTCAGGGGTTGGTGGCTCCATACCAGGGCTGGTACGAGTGATATCTACTACGTGGGTGTGCGTGCTCAGTTGATTCAACGTCTCCAACAGCTGGCTGGTCTTACGATACAGCGCTCCAGCTGTTAGCTCACTATCAGGGCCCTCATGGGGTGAGAGCTTTGCCACATGCAGGGGGGGCAGGGCTGCTAAGGACGCCTTCATCTGGGCTCCctgtgaaggaaagaagaggaatggCAGTGAGAGGTGACAGAAGGCCCTGCCATCTATCATCAATGGGGCAGGGGGGGCTCCACCTGCACCCCAGTCCTCCTTGTGAACAACTCACCTTGAGGATGCTATTCTCATGCTGTAGCTGAGAGATATACAGCCTCATGGCAGAGATCTGCTGCAGCAGCAGGGGTGAATCCTTCACCAGCCCAGGGCCTGCaacagaccctggagcctgcccgGGGGTGCCTCCTGTGTGTACCAAGACAAATGCCATCAGCTCCAAGTGGAGAGGGCTGAAGATGGGCCCCATCTCCACTCAACCCCTCTCCTTATCCACTCCCACCTCCAGTCCTGCTTGCTCCCAAGGGGGGAGCCTTATCCTGCTCCCCCAGGCTGGTAACCCTCACCAGGGTGGGTTCCCACAGCCCCGGTAACCCCCCACCAGGGTGGGTCTCTACCTCGCTGCTGTTCTTCTGTGATCGGAATAGCCCAtgggggagcaggaagagaggagagaggagttaGACAATTTGGGGCTAAGAGGTCACACCAGAGGAATGCTGGTCACAACCTACATGGAAACCCTAATCACTCCTCCTCTAATAAgaccctgcctctgccctctgcATCTGGGATACGAGCAAATACGTGTGAAGGAAAGCTAAGAAAGAGGAATAAGGCCATGAGACAGGGTGCAGAGCATAAGGAAGAACAGCAGTGGGGGTGTGCGTGGAGGAAGCACTTGGGGCATGTGGCGTTCCAGCCTCTCTGCCTCATATTCCATCTccaagaagggcagaggggatgCTCCCAAGACCCTGAGAAGTCTGCACCCTTGTTTCCCGCAGTAGAAAAGCTGAAGTTGAAGATGCAGCCACATTCCTGCTCCTTGGGTTCCCCACTGTTCTGAGGCGAAAGACACTCTTTTTGGTGGGAAATTTTGTAAGTCTGAACCGGTATCTGTTTAAAAAGCCTGTGCTAAAACAACACAACATGGTAACTTCTGGAGACCCCTTCCCCAAAGAACAGGAGCCCACTGTACCACAGGAGTCCAAAGTCAACAAGGTACTTGGTCAcctcccaagatcaagaggcacCAGTGAGGGGGGCTTTGATGAGAACAAGACCCTAGGTGAGGCCAGGTGACAAGAGACAGGCATAGCAGGGGAGCTCTAGAGATCTTGAGGGCTTTAGGGCAAGAAGTCTGTCTTCTGGAGgtaagaaactgaaaaactatagagcagatgaGAACTAACATGGCAGTAGCCACCTCCATGATCCAGGAAAACTGGGGAGCGTGGGCCCAATAACCAGAAAAACTCCAGGTAAGGAGCCCTGACCACACTGGAGACCAGGAAGAGGTCAGTACACAAGCCCCAAGTGGGAGAAGTCAGCAATGGGACAACCACACCATGGAGTAAAGCCATGTGAATTCAGTAGGGGGAAATGCAAAGTGTAAGCAGAGGAGCCATCAAGTGCAGGAACCAGGCATGGCTGGATACGGCAGCAGAGTTAGCCCAATCTGCTGCAGGCTGATGACCCTCTGGGATATAGGGCTGGGACAGAAAGGCCAGACTGCAGGTCCAAAAGGGACATATGCTAGAGTCTAACTGTTATGGTAATTCTGAGGTCCACTGACAAGTTGGTAATGCCCCACCTTGATCAGGGCTGGGGGAGCGGGGGGAACCTCTGCACATATCTTCAGGAGAAGTAAAAACTTGGTGAAAAACTGCCAGAGTGAAACTGGGCAAGCACATTCCTAGCTGAACGTCCAGTAAGAGGCGGGTAGAAGTCAAACTGAGGCCAAGGACAGGAGGGAGGCCATTCAATCTCCTCTGCGCCAATGGTGCCTGTCCCACTGCACTCACCACCAGCAATGCCAGAGACCAGGGTAGCAATACCCGAGGGAGGGGGCCCCCGGAGCCCCTCAATCGTGCGCTTCGACTGGCTGTTCAGCCGCTGCTTTAGCTCTGCCTTCTCTGCCTCTAGCTGGTCAATGTCAGCCTGGAGTGCATCCATCGTCTCCTCAAACTCTCTGTGAAAAAGAAATCCGGGCTTGGGCAATGCCCTTTCCCCAGAGCCCCGTCCCCATTTCTCAGTCCAGACAggtccttggagtagccctgctGGTGAGGAGCCAGGAGCAGCACATGGTATGACTGGGGTGACACAATGGTGTTAGCAGTGGGGAAAGGAGATGGCATCTGCTCCCCTGGGGAGAGTCTCACTCTGATAGGGCCTGGATGGGGGGATGAGTTAGGAGGGAGACTGGCtggcagggtggaggggtggaaTAAGCAGGGGCCCAGGGAAGGTGCCTGACTTCTCCTTCTTCCGCAGCAGTGCCTGGGTCTCCTCCAGGCGAGTCTGGACTTTCTCGATGCGCTCATCTGCATCCTTGGCAGCACTGTCCAGCTTCTTCTCCAAGAGGCTTAGCCGCACGTTGGCCTCACTTAGTTCCTCCCCCTGGCGAAGGTCAGAGTGTCCAGTTCCCTTACACCCTCCCTTACAtcctcccagggcccccaggGACCTGTGACAGAGCACCAACCAGAAAGCTCCTAAAGGCCCACAGCTGTTCCCCACACTGATCACAGGTGCCACTTCTCCCCTCAGTCCTCAACCAGTCTCAGCCCCAGGAGATCCCCAACACTCAGTGCTGACCTGTACCTCAGCATACTTCCCAGCCCCCTAGCTCCTGAGCCTACCCTACACCCTCACCTTGATTTTGAGTGACTTCTTCAACTCCTTGATAACTGTCTCTCTATCTTCAAGCTTCAAGCCCAGGCCTTCAGCATCAGTGATCTCTGCACGAAGGGCTGCAGCCCGCAGCTCAACTGGGGGAGGCTAGGGGTCAAGCAAGAGCAGAGGCAGGGGTAGTGAGAGGAGGTCACCAACATTCTCCTTCCAGAGAGAGCTGGGCATAGGGAAAACCTTGCCTTCTAAGCAGGGCGGTGCCCTCTGGATTCCCCGCTCCCGCCTCCCAGTCCTTCCACAACCAGCAGCAGCTCTGCCAAGTCCTGTTCCCCTGAGCCCCTGAAGCCCCTCCACAGAGCTCCCCACCCACCTTGCTGGGGGGCCGCTCTGCATCATACTCTCCCTCCTGCATGGCCGTGGCCAGTTTGTTCATGGTACTGATGAGGATGTTGCTCGACTGGCGCAGACACTCATAGGGGCTGCTGGAGGGGGTCCCATAGATCTACAGGAGCCGAGGGCAGTAGTGAAAATCCCACACTGGCCATATCACTCCCCCACCATGTCTGCCCTGCCGTCCAGGCCTACCTGCTCGCTTGCTTTGAAAGCCAGCTCCTCCAGGGCAGCCACAGGCAGTCCCTCATTCTCTGCCAGTGGGGCAATGAGCTGGGCGGCAGCAGCTGCCACCTCCTGCAGCACAGCCACCACCCACGTCAAGTGTTTCCTGCAGTCTAGGAGTGTGTCGGACACCTGTGCAACAGCCCAGAGTCAGGAGCCCACCCGGAGTCCAGCACCACAGTTCCCAGTTACCTTAAAACCATTCTTGTTCCCTGACCAGATCCAGATCTTGACACCCTAAGCCCTTCCTGGTTCTACtcagcttcctttccttccccccatCGCTGCCCTAAACCTGTGGTCCAAAGGCCAGTGCAGCTGGGATCCCAGGAGCATCTGTGCCTGGCATTCGCCTTCGGATCTTCTTGCAGAACTGGCGGATGTCACTACATGATGTCTCCAGGTCCCGGAGCAGGAGGGCAATATCTGAAGCCTCCTGTCCACCCTACTCAGAGAATATGAAACAGACGGGGAACCAAGTCAGCATTAGGGCTGGAGGTGAGGAGGCGGGGGTTAACAAGGAGGAGGAGGTCCAAGAGATCGAGCTGTGCTCTCACCTGCAAGAAGGCACGCAGCCGTCCCACTTCTACGCTCATGCAGTCAAGGGCACTCTGGGTGAACTGTAAGGATAGATGCATGTGGTTGTCAGCCCCCAACAGGAGCCCTTCTGCACCATCACCATCCATCTCTAAGAAGTCCCCACCCTCCACTGACCCCCATAAAGATGTTCATTCTCTGGCTTCCCTGATCTGACCTTGTTCCAGTCTTATGTGACACCTCTTGAGGGCCAGATCTCTTGATCTGATGTCCTCCATTTCTGATATCTACAGGGGGCTCAACCACTGGCCCAGAACCTTTACCTTAATGTGGTCAGCCAGCTGCATGGTACTGTCCTCGGGCTGTTCAGCAAGATGGATACTGTACAGATGCTGAGGGGAAATGACAAAGCAACAGGCAATCTTTAGGTCTTGGAAGGACGGAGAATTCTTCCCAAACTGTAATTGGAGCCCCAGTCATCATGGGACTCCAGAGGTACAGGAGAATCTGAAACCCCCAGGGAACTGCATCCTCAGGCAAGCTCCTCTAAGAGCAAGCCAAGCCATAGGCAGCCAGCTGGGGACAGACAACCTTGGCTATGCTGCCAACAGCCCTACCAGGAAaaaccttccctccctcctatgCCAAGCCTGAACTCTTGCCCCAGACCTGGTAGTACTTGATGGCCTTAGTGAGAGGCTCTACGTTGACAGTCTCATCCAGCTGATCCTTGTGTAGCAGCTCAATGAGGAAATCCAAGGAGCGCTCGTGGGCACTCATCTCAGGGTAGAGGCTGCCAACCTTCTTATACACGTCCACATTGCACTGAGAGAGGGCGCTAGAGACCAGAGAAGGGTCCTCTGAGGCCAAGGCCTGCCAGGCAATGTCGGTTCTATCCAATCTCAGCCTGCGGCCTTAGAGTGGGGCCAGGGATCACTTACTGCTCATAGCGGTGGAGTGTGGCCTGCAATAGACTCAGTGAGTACACCAGCCCGGCAGCAAAGCTGAGCTGCTCCCCTGCAGCTCCTCGGAGCCCAGGCCTCTCTGAACAGTTTTCGCTTAGTTCAAACTTCTCCTGGGCCTGCTTCCGGATCAGCTCTGCCTGTGGGAAGAAGCACCAGGgacctggggctcagagaagaggATGGAGAACACAGACTCAGGAATACAGGACACAAAACTGAGCAACTACGTCGGGGGCATGGACACACGTGGAGGAGAAAAGCAGAAACGGCTCCTAGATAGTCAGGGAGTCTCACACAGGGAAAAGATAATGATGTGATTACTGGTTGGTTATGAGGATTTGGAATGTGGAGCCAGTGGGCCCAAGCTCTTTCCTGCCTTAAAGCTCCTGCTGCTCCTGCTACCCTTTTACCTGAATTCTATCCTGACAATTATTCCCCCACTAGTTCCTAGTCATCTTctgggtctcagctcaaatgttacTCCTTCAGTGACACCACCCCATCTAAATCAGAGCCCAGGCCGTGCTCTCTCAAAGAAGCTACCTCCTCATCAAAACCCACCATCTGTAATACACATTCCTCTGCGACTTTGCTGACTATATTCCTCCACTACATCATAAACTCTTTATGAGCAGGGATGGTGGCTGCTATCTTTGCTCAGCATCCTCAATGCCTGTCACACAGCAAGTTCAACAGATTCCTGTTGAACATGTGATTAGATTGATTGGCCATACCTTGCAAATGAGACGAGGCATGAGCAGCAGCACCAGGACACAGTCATGGTCCCCACCTGGCCGAAGGAAGCTGTCTGGCATGAAGGCTGTAAGCAGGGACATGTGACGGTTGGCCTGGGCCACCTCCATCTGCCTCAATTCCATCTCAATTGCCTGTGAGGTGGACAGGGAGGCAGGCTCTCAGCCAGGCTGGAAAGAGTCTCAGAGCCACCATGCTTTGCTCCACCAGGTCCCCTGCTTCAGGAGTCTTCCAAACCACCACACAAAGCACCCCCTCCTCCAGCAACCTGAAGTCCAGAGCCCCACGCCAGATCAGCCTACGGCCACACCCAGGCTGGATGCCCCAACACTCCCCACTCTCTGGTCTATCCATTTTCTTAACCTTGGCATGAGCCTTAGTCTCAGCAAACTTGATTTTAAAGTCAAAAGTCTCCGGGGGTGGCTGCTGCTGCCTCTCCACAGATGCTTCTTGCTGGTTTGTCAGTTCCCGATTCACATcctgggggcagagacagacaatgAGGCAcagctggggcaggagggagccctgGGCAATCATGAGTGGACAGCAGGGGGTACGGAGGCACCTGAAGGTGGGCGGTCAGCTGGCGGTACTTCTTGATGGTTTGCTGGTAGTCTGCAACAGTCTCCTGAGCTGCTTCTACACGCTTCTGGGCCTCCCGAACCCTCGCGCCCGCCATGTCCAGCTGCTCCCGCAGCTCCAGTTCTGTCTCGCGCGCATTCTCCTGCAGCTCATCGTTCATCTCATTCATCGCTTCCTGGAAGGTACCAAGGCAGTAGAGGCAAAGGAAAAGCAGAGTCAGAGTAGAAGTCAGGGTGGGGCCACTCACCGCACACCCTGCTCAAAGGGGTCATGTGTCAGTCCCTCTTTCAGCAAGTGTCTTCCAAACACCCTCCATCGGGGTGGGAAATCTGGGGTCTGTTCTCTTACCAAGTCCCCCACGGTCTCTCTCAACTCTCGCACTTTCTCTTCTAGATTCAAGTTCCGGTCTGTTAGCATCTCCACCATCTCCTCAGCACCCAGAGCAGCATCCACCTGTGTTACATGGAGGGAACAGAGAAAAGGGCTGCTGAAAGGTGCCTAGAAAAAAGAGGCACCAACCTGGGAGAGGGGTCCTCTGGGCCAGAGGCTGGGGTCCCCAGACCTGCTCCTTGAGCTCATCGATGGTGCTCTCCGCCTGGCTCAGCTCTTCCTGCAGACGCTCCCGCTGTTGCCTCACAACTTCCAGCTCTTGGTTCTTCTTTTCCATGAGCTTCTGGAGTTTCACATGCTCCTGCTTCTCCGAGGAAGAAAGATCCCGCATCCTATGGGGAAgcggggagggagaagggagaaagtaTGTGTCCACATCACTGGCAATGGGCGCTATGATACGTTTGGGGACAGGAGAGTGAGCTCCGGAGCCAAGCAGGGAGGGGATCCTACCTCACCAGGGCATCCTTTAGGCGGGCATTCTGCTCCTCGAGCTGCTTGAGCTGATAACTGGACGCTGCCCCATCTGAGCCTGGGGAAGACCATTAACACTTTCAGACATAGTTCTAACCCCACCATTTGGCCCCCAGCAGCTCCTGGCCCCTTACCCTTCTCTTCAATCTCAGCCTTGAGGATCTCTAAGTCAGTGGTGAGCTCATCCACACGTTCTTTCAATGCCTCCACCTCCTGCTGCAGGGACTCAGCCCGCTCTTCAGCCATCTCCTTGTCCAGAGTGGCCATCTCGATGGCATCAGCAGTGTCAGCCATCTCCTCCATGTAACGTTCCTTCGCCTCCAGTGCCTCTTTGGCTTCCTAAGGAGGAGTGGAGGTTGGTGGGAGTGCAAGCAGAGAGATGCCTCATGTGCCCCTTCTCACTGGATGTTCTAGGCTCTGGCCCAGTTACTGGTACAGTGGCTTGGGTCCCAAGCTCCCCAGCCAGCCCCTTTCACCCCAAGTCCCACCTTCCGCGCCTCCTTGAGGCGTCGTTGCAGGTCCGCCTGCTGCTCCTGCATTTTGCTCTTCCATTCCTGCACCTGCTCCAGCTGGATCTTATGTTTCTCCAGCTCTTTTAGCTTTGCcttgtcttctgcccgtttcaaCCGCAGGGTCTCCAGTTTCTCCTCCAGATCCCGTACTTGggccctcagcccctcctcctcctacaAAGGAGAAACCCCTCAGTGGGTGCAcggcctccccctcctcccaccaaggTTGAGCTGGAGCAAAGGGACAAGACTGTATGCAAACAACATTCTAGAGCCCCAGGGTCAAAAGCAAGTGGCATACAAACATCTGAGAAAAGACCAATGCATAAGGGGCAAgtgtggaagaaggaaagaaagaaagggtagCCAAGTCAATGACAGGCTAACCATATGCTATGTCCCCACCCTGCTGATccaaattctgggtctcccccaaCCCTGGAAAATTTCCAAGATCCTTCCCAGGGTCATAGGTGCCCTCTGTATCTTGGTTCTTGTTCACTCCAACCCCAGTCCTTACCTTGGAGGGGGAAGGCAACGGGGGTGCTGCTCCAGGAGAGGTGAGAGCCGGTGTGGGGATGATGGGTGCTGCCAGGGGAGTCTGAGCTGGGGTGCTGGGCTCACTGCTGCTCAGCTCACCTGCTGATGCTGAGCCAGAGGGGCCCAGGGAGCTACTGGCCCCAGCCACCCCAGTACTGGCTGGGCGGGTGGGCTATtcagagagggcaggggcagaccagaaaaagaacaggggtggtgagagacagaatatgagaaTATGtcaagggaaggaggcagagaaggaaaaagacagtGAGACAGAATATCAAAGCACAGTGAGAACAGAGAAGCaaagtgaaggagagaggaaaaatgacAAAGTCAGAAATGGTGACAAAGGAcgggggaggcgggaggcaggcagaggggagagggaggaagtgatAGAAGAAGACATAAGATTATAATGCTCCTCCCTTGGCACTGACCCCACATTCCTCCCAGCTCTGGCACTACCCACTTACAGCAGAATCCCTTACTCCCCAGACCTCCCCTCTGTGACCCAGTTGTGATCATTCTGGCAATTTCCAAATACTCCCAGTCCTATCATTGCTCTGGGCCTgtaccctcctcccccaggagaaAAAGTACCCCAATGTCATTCCCAGAGCAAAAGAACAAACTGGAGTTTGTTCTCTAACTTCCATGTTCCCAGAGAATTCTGGGCTAGGAGTGCAGGTACCAAGCTCTGTATCCCACTCTTTGGAAGTTGAGCTGATTCTCCCTCCCTTGGTCTACTTTAGGGGACCCTGCAGGTAAAAGGGCCAGACTGAAAGTTGTACTCCTAGGCTCCCCCTTGAAACACGGTCAGTACAGCCAACCTTCTGTCATCTCTCTCCCCCCAAGACAGAGGGGCTCTAATCAGGCAGTATCTACCCAGACCCTGTGGGGCTGAGGCAGAGGAGCTCTCTGAAGCCCCAGGCCCTGGAGCAGACAGGCCTGTCCAGTGCTCTCCCTTGAAGTACTGAGCCCTGAAGCATTCCTGGTGGGCTGACATTCAGAGACCACATGCTACCCACAGACACCCCCAGCTCCTTATCCCCTGACGTTGACACTGCCAAGTTCTTTACCTTTTTTCCAACTTCTACCCCCATTCATGCATCAAAACTGGTCAAAATGCCCTTTTTGAAGAAAGCCAGCCCTGATTAACCACAACCACTCTCATATCTCTTTTGCATTCAGGCTACTGGCCCATACACTCTCCTAAGAAGTCATTTTTGCAGGAGAGGCCTGTCACTACCCTCAGTCCCCTCACTCCTCTGAAAAAGAGAACCGAGGATGCACCGTGACCAACTTCTACTTGCTCatacacatgcccacacacatgcacatgcctGAAATGTGTGTCTACACTCAGCAGTGGCTTGtacagaggctttttttttttttttcctcaccttgGGCCGCCGAGTTGTGGTCTGGACAGGCAACAGGAGCCAGAGGAGAAGTAGTCAGGAAAGAAAGGATAATggcagaaagacagacagcaGAAGGGACAGCAATGAGAGCAGAAGAAGTACCAGGAATGGGGCTACAGTTAGCTGCTTAcccactcccatccccaccccgtccttttttccctccagtGAATTACCTTGTTCCCACGCCAAGAACTCGGAACTCCTGTTCCCCCATTGGCTCCTTGTCCCACTTATGCCCAACCCTTGCAGACCTCACCCCTTCGAACACCCTGGATATCCCAGAAATCCCCGTCTCCTAGGCTAAGCCACAGGGGACCAAAGGCAGCAGCTGGCAGAGGTCCCCAGAGATTAGTCCTTCTGGCactccagcccagagccagaggccccacccacccaccactccCAAGGACTTTCCCAGGTCAGCCCTTTCCTTTAAGTGCTAGACTCTACAGAAGACTCCCTAGAAATACTGTGTGACCAGAGTGATGCTAGATGTCCAGAAGTGAGGGATACGACCCCAGTAGAGGGAATCAGGCCCCTAAGGCAGCCATCCTCTCTACCCTACCCCATTCCCCAGGGCCAGATCCTGCAGCAGTCTCCATCCCTAGGGCAGAGGGCTCAGGTGACAGAAACATGAATACTGCATTAACCAGAAGCCCAGAGCTCAGCAAAGTAACCCCACCCAGCTGCAAGAAAGGACATGGAGGTGGGCAGCAGCATAAATAAACTACTGCCCTAAACTAAAACACATGATTAATCTTGAGTCCCAAATTATGTTCTTGCTACACAGAGTCTCATAGCTCCAGCAAAGATAGATTTGGCCTAGACCCTGCTTCTAGGAGACGTTGAGTCCAAGGAGACCAACGCCCACCCCTCCTACCCTGAGCTTAGCCTCCATAGCTGAGGGTCAAAGACCTCTAGGGTCCCCATCCCACACTGGGAAAGCCCCTTAATACACAccctggtgggggagggatgcTGGGAGTACAACCAAGAGGCATCCTAGCAAAGGATAAGGGTGAGGCAGTCCTGCTAAAGGCATGAAGACACAGGGACCTGCTTCCCAAATCCTCTCGCAGGAAACTCCCAGAGGCAGTTTGCAGCAAAAGCTGCCTGAACCCCACGGTTGTGAGGCTACTGGGTACAAGGCCCAGAACACACACTCAGTCAGAGGCCAAATCAGGCAGAGCAGGGAGCAAATTTCCAGCGTGTGGGGCATGGCAGTGACACACacctctccctgcaccccaccttcaaccccaccctcctcccccaaccaggTAGACAGATGAAGTCaatcagcccccacccccaccccagcagcctGCTGCCACCATCGCCCTGGCAACCCGGCAGCAGGACCAGAGCAAGCAAGAGTACCTTTCGGGCTGTCGGTGCCTGTCTCATCAttgcagaaaaccaaagaaagccaggagaggaaagagaaggagggacagaggaggatggacaaacacacagaggaaggacagacgaagggagggagggaaaaagaccGAACAGAGGGAAAGGCGGCGGAGACAGGAGATTAGTGCATCAAATCCCAACAATGCAGCCTCAGCTTCTCTGCTGGACTGCTTCCCAGCCTGCAAATGGCTGTGGCTCAGACGCAGAAGCCCCCGCAGGTGCGCAGTGGGTCAGCCTGGCTCCGGCAGGCACCGGAGAGGCGCCAGGCCCAGTTCACCAGCTAAGGCTGATGGCAGCCTCAGTGGCCGCAGCACCAGCTCCACCTGACGTCATGCACCCACCCTCCTCTGATCCGTGGGGGTGGAGCCACTGCTCCACGGTCACCTAGCAACCGCCAGGCTCTGctggctcctcctcccccacatgACTGGATAAAGTCCTGCGCAGAACCCGCCCTGCTTCTTCTTCCAAAGAACAGGTTCTgattcttccctccccttccctcccccaccccatccccaagaGTCTGCTCCAAGAAACTGGGCTAGGGGCCATCCCAGAAATGGTACTCTCTGGGGCCAGGGCATGACTGGGCAGGGACATGGAGCCTCAT
Encoded proteins:
- the DCTN1 gene encoding dynactin subunit 1 isoform X11; amino-acid sequence: MSAEASARPLRVGSRVEVIGKGHRGTVAYVGATLFATGKWVGVILDEAKGKNDGTVQGRKYFTCDEGHGIFVRQSQIQVFEDGADTTSPETPDSSASKVLKREGTDSAAKASKLTTTRRPKPTRPASTGVAGASSSLGPSGSASAGELSSSEPSTPAQTPLAAPIIPTPALTSPGAAPPLPSPSKEEEGLRAQVRDLEEKLETLRLKRAEDKAKLKELEKHKIQLEQVQEWKSKMQEQQADLQRRLKEARKEAKEALEAKERYMEEMADTADAIEMATLDKEMAEERAESLQQEVEALKERVDELTTDLEILKAEIEEKGSDGAASSYQLKQLEEQNARLKDALVRMRDLSSSEKQEHVKLQKLMEKKNQELEVVRQQRERLQEELSQAESTIDELKEQVDAALGAEEMVEMLTDRNLNLEEKVRELRETVGDLEAMNEMNDELQENARETELELREQLDMAGARVREAQKRVEAAQETVADYQQTIKKYRQLTAHLQDVNRELTNQQEASVERQQQPPPETFDFKIKFAETKAHAKAIEMELRQMEVAQANRHMSLLTAFMPDSFLRPGGDHDCVLVLLLMPRLICKAELIRKQAQEKFELSENCSERPGLRGAAGEQLSFAAGLVYSLSLLQATLHRYEHALSQCNVDVYKKVGSLYPEMSAHERSLDFLIELLHKDQLDETVNVEPLTKAIKYYQHLYSIHLAEQPEDSTMQLADHIKFTQSALDCMSVEVGRLRAFLQGGQEASDIALLLRDLETSCSDIRQFCKKIRRRMPGTDAPGIPAALAFGPQVSDTLLDCRKHLTWVVAVLQEVAAAAAQLIAPLAENEGLPVAALEELAFKASEQIYGTPSSSPYECLRQSSNILISTMNKLATAMQEGEYDAERPPSKPPPVELRAAALRAEITDAEGLGLKLEDRETVIKELKKSLKIKGEELSEANVRLSLLEKKLDSAAKDADERIEKVQTRLEETQALLRKKEKEFEETMDALQADIDQLEAEKAELKQRLNSQSKRTIEGLRGPPPSGIATLVSGIAGGGTPGQAPGSVAGPGLVKDSPLLLQQISAMRLYISQLQHENSILKGAQMKASLAALPPLHVAKLSPHEGPDSELTAGALYRKTSQLLETLNQLSTHTHVVDITRTSPAAKSPSAQLLEQVAQLKSLSDTIEKLKDEVLKETVSQRPGATVPTDFATFPSSAFLRAKEEQQDDTVYMGKVTFSCAAGLGQRHRLVLTQEQLHQLHGRLIS
- the DCTN1 gene encoding dynactin subunit 1 isoform X10, whose protein sequence is MSAEASARPLRVGSRVEVIGKGHRGTVAYVGATLFATGKWVGVILDEAKGKNDGTVQGRKYFTCDEGHGIFVRQSQIQVFEDGADTTSPETPDSSASKVLKREGTDSAAKASKLAPTARKTTTRRPKPTRPASTGVAGASSSLGPSGSASAGELSSSEPSTPAQTPLAAPIIPTPALTSPGAAPPLPSPSKEEEGLRAQVRDLEEKLETLRLKRAEDKAKLKELEKHKIQLEQVQEWKSKMQEQQADLQRRLKEARKEAKEALEAKERYMEEMADTADAIEMATLDKEMAEERAESLQQEVEALKERVDELTTDLEILKAEIEEKGSDGAASSYQLKQLEEQNARLKDALVRMRDLSSSEKQEHVKLQKLMEKKNQELEVVRQQRERLQEELSQAESTIDELKEQVDAALGAEEMVEMLTDRNLNLEEKVRELRETVGDLEAMNEMNDELQENARETELELREQLDMAGARVREAQKRVEAAQETVADYQQTIKKYRQLTAHLQDVNRELTNQQEASVERQQQPPPETFDFKIKFAETKAHAKAIEMELRQMEVAQANRHMSLLTAFMPDSFLRPGGDHDCVLVLLLMPRLICKAELIRKQAQEKFELSENCSERPGLRGAAGEQLSFAAGLVYSLSLLQATLHRYEHALSQCNVDVYKKVGSLYPEMSAHERSLDFLIELLHKDQLDETVNVEPLTKAIKYYQHLYSIHLAEQPEDSTMQLADHIKFTQSALDCMSVEVGRLRAFLQGGQEASDIALLLRDLETSCSDIRQFCKKIRRRMPGTDAPGIPAALAFGPQVSDTLLDCRKHLTWVVAVLQEVAAAAAQLIAPLAENEGLPVAALEELAFKASEQIYGTPSSSPYECLRQSSNILISTMNKLATAMQEGEYDAERPPSKPPPVELRAAALRAEITDAEGLGLKLEDRETVIKELKKSLKIKGEELSEANVRLSLLEKKLDSAAKDADERIEKVQTRLEETQALLRKKEKEFEETMDALQADIDQLEAEKAELKQRLNSQSKRTIEGLRGPPPSGIATLVSGIAGGGTPGQAPGSVAGPGLVKDSPLLLQQISAMRLYISQLQHENSILKGAQMKASLAALPPLHVAKLSPHEGPDSELTAGALYRKTSQLLETLNQLSTHTHVVDITRTSPAAKSPSAQLLEQVAQLKSLSDTIEKLKDEVLKETVSQRPGATVPTDFATFPSSAFLRAKEEQQDDTVYMGKVTFSCAAGLGQRHRLVLTQEQLHQLHGRLIS